One region of Parambassis ranga chromosome 21, fParRan2.1, whole genome shotgun sequence genomic DNA includes:
- the LOC114426463 gene encoding NAD(P)H dehydrogenase [quinone] 1-like, giving the protein MAKKVLIVYAHQSAGSFNAAAKEAAVEVLTAQGCSVEVSDLYAMKFKATATADDVTGEVKNSEHFCYAEETKMALEEGKLSADITEEQRKLTEADLIIFQFPMYWFSLPAILKGWIDRVLTLGYAYTKEKRYSQGIFKDKKAMLSFTTGSQESMFSANGINGDMNVTLWPLQNGILHYCGFQVLAPQIFWAPSYIPPDARKTMLEGWRKRLQGLLGEEPLGFTPMDCFDGEKGFQLKPEVHEKHASQQFGLAVGIHLGKPLPPNNQMKAGV; this is encoded by the exons ATGG CAAAGAAAGTGTTGATCGTGTACGCCCACCAGAGCGCCGGCTCCTTCAACGCTGCAGCcaaagaagcagctgtggaggTTCTGACAGCTCAGGGCTGCTCAGTGGAAGTGTCCGATCTGTATGCTATGAAGTTTAAGGCCACTGCTACTGCTGATGATGTTACTG GAGAAGTTAAAAACTCAGAACATTTCTGTTATGCTGAGGAGACGAAGATGGCACTGGAGGAAGGGAAACTGTCTGCCGACATCACAGAGGAGCAGCGTAAACTCACCGAGGCAGACCTTATTATCTTTCAG TTCCCCATGTACTGGTTCAGCCTTCCTGCAATCCTGAAGGGCTGGATCGACCGTGTGCTCACACTCGGCTATGCCTACACAAAGGAGAAGCGATACAGCCAGGGAATCTTCAAG GACAAGAAGGCCATGCTGTCCTTTACCACCGGGTCTCAGGAGTCCATGTTCAGTGCAAATGGCATCAATGGGGACATGAATGTTACACTGTGGCCACTACAG AATGGCATCCTGCACTACTGTGGTTTCCAGGTGCTGGCACCTCAGATCTTCTGGGCTCCATCTTACATTCCACCTGATGCCCGTAAGACCATGCTGGAGGGCTGGCGTAAACGACTGCAAGGCCTCCTGGGAGAAGAGCCGCTCGGCTTCACTCCCATGGACTGTTTTGATGGGGAGAAGGGTTTCCAGCTCAAACCTGAAGTCCATGAAAAACATGCCAGCCAACAGTTTGGCCTGGCAGTGGGGATCCACCTGGGCAAACCGCTGCCACCTAACAACCAGATGAAAGCTGGAGTCTGA
- the ackr3a gene encoding atypical chemokine receptor 3a, with product MSLSTSELEDLWESFGDLNFSETLGNISSVDAMVCATAFNRSALLYSMCVLYTFIFIVGLAANALVLWVNVRAQRDSTPRHETHMYIAHLAVADLCVCATLPVWVSSLAQHGHWPFGEVACKLTHLLYSVNLFGSIFFLACMSVDRYLSVTQHRDDAGARRKMIRRGACVGVWLLALVASLPDTYFLRTVKSTHGDTMLCRPVYPEDSPREWMVGVQLSFILLGFVLPFPVIAVFYALLARAFTRSSSSSSSSSSSSSPVEQERRVSRRVILAYIVVFLACWGPYHAVLLADALSQLGLVPLTCGLENVIYVALHLTQCLSLLHCCFNPILYNFINRNYRYDLMKAFIFKYSTRTGLARLIEASNMSETEYSAVAVENPPQI from the coding sequence ATGAGTCTGAGCACCAGCGAGCTGGAGGACCTGTGGGAGTCCTTTGGGGACCTCAACTTCTCCGAAACACTGGGCAACATATCAAGTGTGGATGCAATGGTGTGCGCCACTGCGTTCAACCGCAGCGCTCTGCTGTACTCCATGTGTGTCCTCTACACTTTCATCTTCATCGTCGGCCTGGCCGCCAACGCCCTGGTCCTCTGGGTGAACGTTCGTGCACAAAGAGACTCCACCCCTCGCCACGAGACGCACATGTACATCGCTCACCTGGCGGtggcagatctgtgtgtgtgcgcgactCTGCCTGTGTGGGTGAGTTCGCTGGCCCAGCACGGCCACTGGCCCTTTGGTGAGGTGGCGTGCAAACTCACACACCTGCTGTACTCCGTCAACCTCTTCGGAAGCATCTTCTTCCTGGCGTGCATGAGCGTGGACCGTTACCTGAGTGTAACCCAGCACAGGGATGACGCAGGCGCGCGTAGGAAGATGATCCGCCGTGGGGCATGTGTAGGGGTGTGGCTTCTGGCTCTGGTGGCCTCGTTGCCTGACACCTACTTCCTGCGTACTGTAAAGTCGACGCACGGGGACACCATGCTGTGCAGGCCTGTGTACCCAGAGGACAGCCCCCGGGAGTGGATGGTGGGAGTCCAGCTGAGCTTCATCCTGCTAGGCTTTGTTCTCCCCTTCCCCGTCATTGCAGTGTTCTACGCCCTGCTGGCCAGAGCCTTCactcgctcctcctcctcttcttcatcatcatcatcatcatcatctccagTTGAGCAGGAGAGACGTGTTAGCCGCAGAGTGATCTTGGCTTACATTGTGGTTTTTCTGGCTTGCTGGGGGCCGTACCACGCCGTCCTCCTGGCTGACGCCTTGTCACAGCTGGGCCTGGTGCCGCTGACCTGCGGCCTGGAGAATGTGATCTACGTGGCCTTACACCTCACCCAGTGCCTGTCCTTACTCCACTGCTGTTTCAACCCCATCCTCTACAACTTCATCAACAGAAACTACCGCTATGACCTCATGAAggcattcatttttaaatactCCACTAGGACGGGCTTGGCACGCCTCATCGAGGCCTCGAACATGTCTGAGACTGAATACTCTGCTGTAGCTGTAGAAAACCCACCCCAGATCTGA